The Deltaproteobacteria bacterium DNA window ATGCGGGCGGTGTGCACGTCGTGCCACGACGACACGACGGTTACGCTCCCGCATGTCCTGGGGCAGACGTCGGGAACGACCGAGCTGTGTGCCTCCTGCCACACGACCGGGCTTACCTTCGGGCCCGACCAGGTCCACAGGCCCGGACGTCCGGGGCCGTTCCCGGTCGAATAGCTGCGGACGGAGGATTACCGCCTGAAACCGGAGGCCCCGGGGAAATCCCGGGGCCTCTTTCATTTCCGGCAACGTTTTTCGGGAAACGGCAGTGTCCTACCTGCCCTGGAACTTCGGCCTTCGCTTTTCGAGGAACGCCTTCTTCCCTTCGATCAGGTCCCTGCTCTCCATGCACTGCCGGATGAGGTCCTCCGCCTCTTTCGCTTCCTCCTCCGGCAGACCGCGAAATTCCATGCTCATCGCCAGGATCCTCTTGGTGCCGCGGATGGAGAGCGGCGCGTTGTCGACGATCTCGCGCGCCATTTCGAAGGTCACCTGTTCCAATTCCTCCGGAGGACAAATCCTGTTGACGAGCCGAAGGTCCACCGCCCGCCGGGCGCTCACCTTTCGCGCCGTGTAGAAGAGCTCTTTCGTCGCGGACAGCCCGATCACGTCGACAAACCGCATCAGCCCGGCCGGCCTGTAGATGATCCCGAGGCGGGCGGGCGTCATCCCGAAAACGGCCTGGTCGGATGCGATCCGGATATCGCAGGCCACCGCCAGCTCCAGCCCCCCGCCGAACGCGAAACCGTTTAGCATGCCGATCACAGGCGCAGGGAACGACTCCACCGCACGGATCATGTCGTCGAAAGGGTTTGAAGAAAGAAGCACCTGCGCTTCGCCCGACCCTCCCGCGGGAATCGCCGTGATGTCGTAGCCGGCGCAGAACGCTTCGCGCCCTTCGCCGCGAAGCACGACGCACCGTGTATCAGGCGATGAAAGTTCGGCGAATGCCCTGCGGAGTTCCCCGAGGAGCTTCAGGTTCAACGCGTTCTTCTTCGCAGGGTTCGATATCGTGACCGTCGCTATTTTTCCTTCTTTCTCGACAACGACTTTTCCCACCATCGATACCCCCCGCCGATCTCCGGAAATCAGTACGATACTTTATAAGAAAAAGCGCATCTATACGCAACAAGGTAAATGCGCGCATGTTTGCCCGCATTTCCAGGCATGTGCCGCATAACGGAATGATGCCGTGCCGGGCGTTCCCGACAGGGTATTCAAAAAATCAAAACAGTATTTTATAATCAGATTCATCCCCCGGAAAGGAGGCCGCCGACATGTTACCGGAATATCCCAAGGAGGTGAAGGTCAAGGACGGTAGTTCGGTGGAACTGCGCCCATTCGAGAAGAAGGACAAGGATGCGTTGTTCGCCTTCTTCGCAGGCCTCGGCGAATCCGATCGGCTCTTCTTGAAGGACAACGTCTCCGATCCGGCGGTCGTTGAGCGATGGGCGGCCGAATTGAACTACGACAAGGTCTTCCCGCTGCTCGCATGGAAGGGGAAGGATGTAGTCGCCGACGCGACGCTGCATAAAAATCTCGGCGGCTGGATGAAGCACGTCGGCACGATCCGTATCGTGGTGGCGAGGGAGTTCCAGCGGCAGGGACTGGGAAGCATCCTCGCCAACGAGTTGTTCCTCCATGCCCTCAAGTCCGGCCTGGAGAAGATCGTGGCCGAGATGATGGAAACGCAGCAGGGGGCGAAGAAGGTCTTCGAAAAACTGGGATTCAAGCAGGAGGCGGTATTCCGGGGGCATGTGCGCGACCAGATCGGGGTGCGCCACGACCTTCTCGTGCTGACGAAGGACCTCGAGGAGTTCTGGGCGAGCATCCAGACCCACGAGTACTTCTCTTATCCCGCCCGGGAGATGGAGGGGTAACATATAATAAACCGGGACAAAAAACGGGGACGTTCTTAAAACAAAAACAGGGACGTTCTTAAAAACTCCAGAAGTTAAAAAGACAGGGATGTTCTTTGCGGAAGAGTTTTTAAGAACGTCCCTGTTTTTGTGTTCAGACGTGCAGGGATTCCAGGACCGCGAGGGCGGCAGCCGCTTCGGAGGCCGCCTTCGCGATCGCCCGCGAGGCCGGCGCGTCGGGGTCGCGCGAAACGAGGGGAATTCCCTCGTCCGACGATTCCCGCAGCTCCATCTGAAGCGGCACCTCTCCGAGAAATTTCAGCCCCATAT harbors:
- a CDS encoding enoyl-CoA hydratase/isomerase family protein; this encodes MVGKVVVEKEGKIATVTISNPAKKNALNLKLLGELRRAFAELSSPDTRCVVLRGEGREAFCAGYDITAIPAGGSGEAQVLLSSNPFDDMIRAVESFPAPVIGMLNGFAFGGGLELAVACDIRIASDQAVFGMTPARLGIIYRPAGLMRFVDVIGLSATKELFYTARKVSARRAVDLRLVNRICPPEELEQVTFEMAREIVDNAPLSIRGTKRILAMSMEFRGLPEEEAKEAEDLIRQCMESRDLIEGKKAFLEKRRPKFQGR
- a CDS encoding GNAT family N-acetyltransferase encodes the protein MLPEYPKEVKVKDGSSVELRPFEKKDKDALFAFFAGLGESDRLFLKDNVSDPAVVERWAAELNYDKVFPLLAWKGKDVVADATLHKNLGGWMKHVGTIRIVVAREFQRQGLGSILANELFLHALKSGLEKIVAEMMETQQGAKKVFEKLGFKQEAVFRGHVRDQIGVRHDLLVLTKDLEEFWASIQTHEYFSYPAREMEG